One genomic region from Candidatus Eisenbacteria bacterium encodes:
- a CDS encoding glycosyltransferase family 4 protein codes for MKVAIDARKLFDGGIGAYVRGLLGALATRREGHEFVALMPPELLGRVSWPNDTVIETPVTAGKYGFAEHFVVPRAATRAGARLLHAPHYTLPLLWTGPAVVTIHDLIHLRFPSFHPTGAATYARLMAGFAAKRAQLVIADSEYGRQEIVSLLGIEASKVRVIPLAPAAGLAPAGDEAVLAFRTERRLPPDYVLYVGARKRHKNLEVLMRAIAILARTERPPLVLSGSPWSAQDDLARLARVLGIEDTIAFAGPLQNDGELACLYSGARVYAQPSLAEGFGLPPLEAMACNVPVIASNVTAMPEVLGHAARLVPPDQPEAWAAALRDVLSNEWERTRMTLAGRTRAESFTWAKTAEQTMKAYEEAVG; via the coding sequence ATGAAGGTCGCAATCGACGCACGCAAGCTGTTCGACGGCGGAATCGGGGCCTACGTGCGCGGACTGCTGGGCGCTCTCGCGACGCGTCGCGAGGGGCACGAGTTCGTTGCGCTGATGCCGCCCGAGCTGCTCGGTCGCGTGTCGTGGCCCAACGACACCGTGATCGAGACGCCGGTGACGGCGGGCAAGTACGGGTTCGCGGAGCACTTCGTGGTCCCGCGCGCCGCGACGCGCGCCGGTGCGCGGTTGTTGCATGCGCCGCACTACACCCTGCCGCTCCTGTGGACCGGTCCCGCGGTGGTCACGATCCACGATCTCATCCACCTGCGCTTTCCGTCGTTCCATCCCACCGGTGCCGCGACCTATGCGCGCCTGATGGCCGGCTTCGCCGCCAAGCGCGCGCAACTCGTGATCGCCGATTCGGAATACGGCCGGCAGGAGATCGTGTCGCTGCTCGGCATCGAGGCGAGCAAGGTGCGCGTCATCCCGCTCGCACCAGCGGCCGGCCTCGCGCCGGCGGGCGACGAAGCCGTGCTGGCATTTCGAACCGAGCGCCGGCTGCCGCCCGACTACGTGCTCTATGTCGGAGCTCGCAAGCGGCACAAGAACCTCGAAGTCCTGATGCGAGCGATCGCGATTCTCGCCCGCACCGAACGACCGCCGCTCGTGCTGTCGGGCTCACCGTGGAGTGCTCAGGACGATCTCGCCCGACTCGCACGCGTGCTCGGCATCGAAGACACCATCGCCTTTGCCGGTCCACTTCAGAACGACGGCGAGCTCGCGTGCCTGTACTCGGGCGCTCGCGTGTACGCGCAGCCGTCGCTGGCCGAGGGCTTCGGACTGCCGCCACTCGAGGCCATGGCCTGCAATGTCCCGGTCATCGCCAGCAACGTGACGGCCATGCCCGAAGTCCTGGGGCATGCCGCGCGACTCGTTCCGCCCGACCAACCCGAAGCCTGGGCCGCCGCACTTCGAGACGTGCTCTCGAACGAATGGGAACGCACCCGCATGACGCTCGCCGGCCGCACGCGTGCCGAATCGTTCACGTGGGCGAAGACCGCCGAGCAAACCATGAAGGCCTACGAAGAAGCCGTCGGCTAG
- a CDS encoding DUF1028 domain-containing protein, translating to MLAMLSALVLAIPGPLAHTYSIVARDSVTGEMGVAVQSHYFSVGPIVPWAEAGVGVVATQSLVLVDYGPNGLELMRRGFTASQALDMLKHGDANPDVRQVAMIDAKGNVAAHTGKACIPDAGFRTGRQYSVQANLMANDKVWPAMAAAYEHAKGDLAERMMQALEAGERVGGDIRGRQSAAMVVVKAKSSGKPWVDRVIDLRVEDHAQPLVELRRLIRLRRAYNAEDAGDNAIAAGRANEALERYEEAMRLAPDVVELQFWAAVSMYTGGREPEARTVFRRVFAKEARWVPLIERLSRVGLFPDDAAKIRDVTSLAVKGARW from the coding sequence ATGCTCGCGATGCTCTCGGCCCTCGTTCTGGCGATCCCCGGTCCGCTCGCTCACACCTACTCGATCGTGGCACGCGACTCGGTGACGGGCGAGATGGGCGTGGCGGTTCAATCGCACTACTTCTCCGTCGGCCCGATCGTGCCGTGGGCCGAAGCGGGCGTCGGAGTGGTGGCGACGCAGTCGCTGGTGCTGGTCGACTACGGTCCGAACGGGCTCGAGCTGATGCGCCGCGGCTTCACGGCCTCGCAGGCACTCGACATGTTGAAGCACGGCGATGCGAATCCCGATGTGCGGCAGGTCGCGATGATCGATGCGAAGGGAAACGTGGCAGCGCACACGGGCAAGGCCTGCATTCCAGACGCCGGATTTCGCACCGGCCGCCAGTACTCGGTGCAGGCCAACCTGATGGCGAACGACAAGGTGTGGCCCGCGATGGCGGCCGCCTACGAGCACGCGAAAGGCGATCTCGCCGAGCGCATGATGCAGGCGCTCGAAGCCGGCGAGCGTGTCGGCGGCGACATCCGCGGCCGCCAGTCCGCGGCGATGGTGGTGGTCAAGGCAAAGTCGAGCGGCAAGCCATGGGTCGATCGCGTGATCGATCTGCGCGTCGAAGATCACGCCCAACCGCTCGTTGAATTGCGCCGGCTGATCCGCCTGCGTCGCGCGTACAACGCCGAGGATGCCGGCGACAATGCGATTGCAGCCGGCCGCGCCAACGAGGCGCTCGAACGCTACGAGGAGGCGATGCGGCTTGCTCCCGACGTGGTGGAGCTGCAGTTCTGGGCGGCGGTCTCGATGTACACCGGCGGTCGCGAACCCGAAGCGCGCACGGTGTTCCGCCGCGTGTTCGCTAAGGAAGCGCGCTGGGTTCCGCTCATCGAGCGGCTCTCCCGCGTTGGTCTGTTCCCCGATGACGCGGCGAAGATCCGCGACGTCACGTCCCTGGCCGTCAAGGGAGCGCGCTGGTAG